A stretch of the Takifugu flavidus isolate HTHZ2018 chromosome 1, ASM371156v2, whole genome shotgun sequence genome encodes the following:
- the gjz1 gene encoding gap junction beta-5 protein, translated as MAAIITGLIPILRTAVDATTSYKCRSLWFGFLCIRLVILFLAELPFTKLGSDFSCNSTDIICVNLCFNKHFHRPTAVAWNFIYVLFVLSVFVMELFTSHLCSVYQKRSARAKKDVELDSGGKGESPVSPTEAKSRMVLDLHNDRGTVGFYLFSIFLRILVELWFLYVLIFWNLPALSDDAHKCSTDVCSKSLICALRAAPEKRMSIYALASISGLIIICSVTFCIYSIAHYIFKV; from the coding sequence ATGGCTGCCATAATAACCGGCCTCATCCCCATCCTGCGTACGGCAGTGGACGCCACCACCAGCTACAAGTGCCGCTCGCTGTGGTTTGGCTTCCTCTGCATCCGCCTGGTGATTCTTTTCTTGGCTGAGCTGCCTTTCACCAAACTGGGCTCCGATTTTTCCTGCAACAGCACTGACATCATCTGCGTCAACTTGTGCTTTAATAAACACTTCCATAGGCCCACGGCGGTGGCTTGGAACTTCATTTATGtgctgtttgtcctctctgtctttgtcatgGAGCTCTTCACATCTCATCTGTGCTCCGTCTACCAGAAGAGGAGTGCACGGGCGAAGAAGGACGTGGAGCTGGACTCTGGGGGTAAGGGAGAAAGTCCAGTTTCTCCCACAGAAGCCAAGAGCAGGATGGTCTTAGATCTCCACAATGACAGAGGAACCGTGGGCTTCTATCTGTTCAGCATCTTCTTGCGTATTCTGGTTGAACTTTGGTTCCTATATGTTCTGATCTTCTGGAACCTTCCAGCACTGAGCGACGACGCTCACAAATGTTCGACAGACGTCTGTTCGAAATCGCTCATCTGTGCTTTGCGGGCCGCCCCAGAGAAACGCATGTCCATCTATGCTTTGGCCTCCATTTCGGGACTGATCATCATTTGTTCAGTCACATTTTGTATATACTCCATTGCTCACTATATCTTTAAGGTTTAA
- the LOC130526394 gene encoding circularly permutated Ras protein 1-like isoform X2: MEFACGFVYVPPSASQKDSPRGNVNLVKRSALLPPVGRWVRPQTPPPPPPLNPAEARSAKSPLSRNTEGLNKNMETNSANAEVHSKLAAGFPVSTTQPTAPRKTALLPPHMKPAANNEPDSNEQNWNPDWSCSMAHGRVVHVKLESGSAQITAPPLPPKPSFMGPEYLTVLPASISSPQSSQKSLSEQTDPPSPTSKGSADKAILPGNPNVVLVSLGKILSEQKVQTTKGKPTSCTQCGSVLDSAYDNMVNTCYFCQDLDNHPSLPQEPPAGYHDNLFLLNPDEKPLSAEALLLFCIDVSGSMSMTFQVTEKQGVVHRSRLHFVQEAVFQCVQRLSDQRPDTKVALITFNDQVTVHGYGSFPSRCLRGAELTDREYLKAVAGRFSSPPPLSQTKDDLQRQVMGLSESGTTALGPAALLAIAAASRQPGSKVIICTDGKANTELGNLEVEDNDARTLLSSTIFYQELGDYAANEGVTVSVLSIEGTDCRLDELGRLADRTGGTVVVTSPNKLHHEFDQIIDNRTIATHCTVTLLLPRSLRMKGEREAGHKGSRDVGNVDPDTEITFQFEHNMQVAAPAPGSHVSIQLQVRYRQRNGQTMLRVISSERTVTDDGATVLSSLLLAIIQLNSSQASAALAVRGRFLDARREGELQRQLIERAIEHNRSVDDKHTYQQWVKTMEPIYKNIFHFTRRISVVSDSQPLTDAGAALLYTMKHCNRKSISLKNKQKLPGVQP, from the exons ATGGAATTTGCTTGTGGGTTTGTTTATGTGCCACCATCAGCGAGTCAGAAGGACAGTCCACGGGGCAACGTTAACCTTGTTAAGCGTTCAG ctcttCTACCTCCTGTTGGCCGGTGGGTGCGTCCtcaaactcctccacctccgccccCACTAAACCCCGCAGAAGCCAGATCAGCTAAGTCTCCACTGTCCAGGAATACTGAAGGTTTAAACAAGAACATGGAGACGAATTCTGCAAATGCAGAAGTTCACAGCAAACTTGCTGCCGGTTTTCCTGTCAGTACAACTCAGCCAACAGCACCTCGAAAAACTG CCCTCCTTCCTCCGCATATGAAGCCGGCAGCGAACAATGAGCCGGATTCAAACGAGCAAAACTGGAACCCAGACTGGTCGTGCAGCATGGCCCATGGGAGGGTCGTGCACGTGAAGCTGGAGAGTGGGTCAGCTCAAATAACAG CCCCACCACTTCCTCCGAAACCATCCTTCATGGGGCCAGAATACTTGACTGTGTTACCGGCATCCATCTCATCCCCTCAATCATCTCAGAAATCCCTTTCAGAACAAACAGACCCACCATCGCCCACCAGTAAAG GATCAGCCGATAAAGCGATCTTGCCTGGAAATCCTAATGTGGTGCTTGTCAGTTTGGGAAAGATATTGTCCGAGCAAAAAG TACAGACCACAAAAGGAAAACCTACATCGTGCACCCAGTGCGGCTCCGTCCTTGACTCAGCTTATGACAACATG gttaACACGTGCTACTTCTGCCAGGACTTGGACAACCACCCCAGTTTACCACAGGAGCCCCCCGCCGGTTACCACGACAACCTGTTTTTGCTCAATCCTGACGAAAAGCCGCTCTCAGCAGaagctctgctgctcttttgcATCGACGTCTCTGGTTCCATGAGCATGACCTTCCAG GTGACAGAGAAACAGGGTGTGGTCCATAGATCCCGTCTTCAT TTTGTCCAGGAAGCTGTGTTCCAGTGTGTTCAGAGACTAAGTGATCAACGGCCTGACACAAAGGTGGCACTCATCACGTTCAATGATCAG GTAACAGTACATGGATATGGCAGTTTCCCCTCCCGTTGTCTGAGGGGTGCCGAGCTGACTGACCGTGAATATCTTAAAGCAGTCGCAGGAAGGTTCTCCAGCCCGCCGCCGCTGTCCCAGACCAAGGACGACCTACAGAGACAAGTGATGGG aTTATCTGAAAGTGGAACAACAGCTCTGGGCCCAGCTGCTCTTCTAGCTATTGCAGCAGCCTCCAGACAACCAGGGTCCAAG GTGATTATCTGTACAGACGGAAAGGCCAACACAGAGTTGGGGAACCTGGAGGTAGAGGATAATGATGCACGTACTCTCCTGTCATCCACCATCTTCTACCAGGAACTGGGGGACTATGCGGCTAATGAAGG TGTGACCGTGTCTGTGCTGTCTATAGAGGGAACCGACTGTAGGCTTGATGAGCTGGGGAGACTTGCTGACCGCACCGGGGGGACA GTGGTGGTAACAAGTCCCAACAAGCTGCACCATGAGTTCGACCAGATCATTGACAACAGGACTATCGCCACACACTGTACTGTCACATTACTGCTGCCAAGATCACT GCGTatgaagggagagagagaagcaggacaCAAAGGGTCCAGAGATGTGGGAAATGTGGATCCAGACACTGAGATCACCTTCCAGTTTGAGCACAACATGCAGG TGGCAGCACCAGCCCCCGGCAGCCATGTGTCcatccagctgcaggtcagaTACAGACAGAGAAACGGACAGACGATGCTCAGAGTCATCAGTTCTGAGCGGACCGTTACAGATGATGG TGCGACAGTCCTTTCCTCTCTGTTACTGGCCATCATTCAGCTCAACTCCTCACAGGCCAGCGCTGCTCTGGCTGTGAGAGGCCGCTTCCTGGACGCCAGGAGGGAAGGCGAGCTGCAGCGGCAGCTCATCGAGAGGGCGAT AGAGCACAACCGCAGCGTCGACGACAAGCACACCTACCAACAATGGGTCAAAACAATGGAGCCGATATACAAGAACATATTTCACTTCACCAGG aggATATCGGTTGTTTCAGACTCACAG CCCCTGACGGACGCCGGTGCAGCACTTCTCTACACCATGAAGCACTGCAACAGGAAGTCCATATCACTGAAGAATAAACAGAAACTACCTGGCGTGCAGCCCTGA
- the LOC130526394 gene encoding circularly permutated Ras protein 1-like isoform X1: protein MEFACGFVYVPPSASQKDSPRGNVNLVKRSALLPPVGRWVRPQTPPPPPPLNPAEARSAKSPLSRNTEGLNKNMETNSANAEVHSKLAAGFPVSTTQPTAPRKTALLPPHMKPAANNEPDSNEQNWNPDWSCSMAHGRVVHVKLESGSAQITAPPLPPKPSFMGPEYLTVLPASISSPQSSQKSLSEQTDPPSPTSKGSADKAILPGNPNVVLVSLGKILSEQKVQTTKGKPTSCTQCGSVLDSAYDNMVNTCYFCQDLDNHPSLPQEPPAGYHDNLFLLNPDEKPLSAEALLLFCIDVSGSMSMTFQVTEKQGVVHRSRLHFVQEAVFQCVQRLSDQRPDTKVALITFNDQVTVHGYGSFPSRCLRGAELTDREYLKAVAGRFSSPPPLSQTKDDLQRQVMGLSESGTTALGPAALLAIAAASRQPGSKVIICTDGKANTELGNLEVEDNDARTLLSSTIFYQELGDYAANEGVTVSVLSIEGTDCRLDELGRLADRTGGTVVVTSPNKLHHEFDQIIDNRTIATHCTVTLLLPRSLRMKGEREAGHKGSRDVGNVDPDTEITFQFEHNMQVAAPAPGSHVSIQLQVRYRQRNGQTMLRVISSERTVTDDGATVLSSLLLAIIQLNSSQASAALAVRGRFLDARREGELQRQLIERAIEHNRSVDDKHTYQQWVKTMEPIYKNIFHFTRVGCCIFIRSSNLSHPEQICFFFLPEDIGCFRLTAPDGRRCSTSLHHEALQQEVHITEE, encoded by the exons ATGGAATTTGCTTGTGGGTTTGTTTATGTGCCACCATCAGCGAGTCAGAAGGACAGTCCACGGGGCAACGTTAACCTTGTTAAGCGTTCAG ctcttCTACCTCCTGTTGGCCGGTGGGTGCGTCCtcaaactcctccacctccgccccCACTAAACCCCGCAGAAGCCAGATCAGCTAAGTCTCCACTGTCCAGGAATACTGAAGGTTTAAACAAGAACATGGAGACGAATTCTGCAAATGCAGAAGTTCACAGCAAACTTGCTGCCGGTTTTCCTGTCAGTACAACTCAGCCAACAGCACCTCGAAAAACTG CCCTCCTTCCTCCGCATATGAAGCCGGCAGCGAACAATGAGCCGGATTCAAACGAGCAAAACTGGAACCCAGACTGGTCGTGCAGCATGGCCCATGGGAGGGTCGTGCACGTGAAGCTGGAGAGTGGGTCAGCTCAAATAACAG CCCCACCACTTCCTCCGAAACCATCCTTCATGGGGCCAGAATACTTGACTGTGTTACCGGCATCCATCTCATCCCCTCAATCATCTCAGAAATCCCTTTCAGAACAAACAGACCCACCATCGCCCACCAGTAAAG GATCAGCCGATAAAGCGATCTTGCCTGGAAATCCTAATGTGGTGCTTGTCAGTTTGGGAAAGATATTGTCCGAGCAAAAAG TACAGACCACAAAAGGAAAACCTACATCGTGCACCCAGTGCGGCTCCGTCCTTGACTCAGCTTATGACAACATG gttaACACGTGCTACTTCTGCCAGGACTTGGACAACCACCCCAGTTTACCACAGGAGCCCCCCGCCGGTTACCACGACAACCTGTTTTTGCTCAATCCTGACGAAAAGCCGCTCTCAGCAGaagctctgctgctcttttgcATCGACGTCTCTGGTTCCATGAGCATGACCTTCCAG GTGACAGAGAAACAGGGTGTGGTCCATAGATCCCGTCTTCAT TTTGTCCAGGAAGCTGTGTTCCAGTGTGTTCAGAGACTAAGTGATCAACGGCCTGACACAAAGGTGGCACTCATCACGTTCAATGATCAG GTAACAGTACATGGATATGGCAGTTTCCCCTCCCGTTGTCTGAGGGGTGCCGAGCTGACTGACCGTGAATATCTTAAAGCAGTCGCAGGAAGGTTCTCCAGCCCGCCGCCGCTGTCCCAGACCAAGGACGACCTACAGAGACAAGTGATGGG aTTATCTGAAAGTGGAACAACAGCTCTGGGCCCAGCTGCTCTTCTAGCTATTGCAGCAGCCTCCAGACAACCAGGGTCCAAG GTGATTATCTGTACAGACGGAAAGGCCAACACAGAGTTGGGGAACCTGGAGGTAGAGGATAATGATGCACGTACTCTCCTGTCATCCACCATCTTCTACCAGGAACTGGGGGACTATGCGGCTAATGAAGG TGTGACCGTGTCTGTGCTGTCTATAGAGGGAACCGACTGTAGGCTTGATGAGCTGGGGAGACTTGCTGACCGCACCGGGGGGACA GTGGTGGTAACAAGTCCCAACAAGCTGCACCATGAGTTCGACCAGATCATTGACAACAGGACTATCGCCACACACTGTACTGTCACATTACTGCTGCCAAGATCACT GCGTatgaagggagagagagaagcaggacaCAAAGGGTCCAGAGATGTGGGAAATGTGGATCCAGACACTGAGATCACCTTCCAGTTTGAGCACAACATGCAGG TGGCAGCACCAGCCCCCGGCAGCCATGTGTCcatccagctgcaggtcagaTACAGACAGAGAAACGGACAGACGATGCTCAGAGTCATCAGTTCTGAGCGGACCGTTACAGATGATGG TGCGACAGTCCTTTCCTCTCTGTTACTGGCCATCATTCAGCTCAACTCCTCACAGGCCAGCGCTGCTCTGGCTGTGAGAGGCCGCTTCCTGGACGCCAGGAGGGAAGGCGAGCTGCAGCGGCAGCTCATCGAGAGGGCGAT AGAGCACAACCGCAGCGTCGACGACAAGCACACCTACCAACAATGGGTCAAAACAATGGAGCCGATATACAAGAACATATTTCACTTCACCAGGGTGGGTTGTTGCATTTTTATTAGATCTTCAAATCTGTCACATCCTGAAcaaatatgctttttttttcttccagaggATATCGGTTGTTTCAGACTCACAG CCCCTGACGGACGCCGGTGCAGCACTTCTCTACACCATGAAGCACTGCAACAGGAAGTCCATATCACTGAAGAATAA
- the LOC130526394 gene encoding circularly permutated Ras protein 1-like isoform X3, with amino-acid sequence MEFACGFVYVPPSASQKDSPRGNVNLVKRSALLPPVGRWVRPQTPPPPPPLNPAEARSAKSPLSRNTEGLNKNMETNSANAEVHSKLAAGFPVSTTQPTAPRKTALLPPHMKPAANNEPDSNEQNWNPDWSCSMAHGRVVHVKLESGSAQITAPPLPPKPSFMGPEYLTVLPASISSPQSSQKSLSEQTDPPSPTSKGSADKAILPGNPNVVLVSLGKILSEQKVQTTKGKPTSCTQCGSVLDSAYDNMVNTCYFCQDLDNHPSLPQEPPAGYHDNLFLLNPDEKPLSAEALLLFCIDVSGSMSMTFQVTEKQGVVHRSRLHFVQEAVFQCVQRLSDQRPDTKVALITFNDQVTVHGYGSFPSRCLRGAELTDREYLKAVAGRFSSPPPLSQTKDDLQRQVMGLSESGTTALGPAALLAIAAASRQPGSKVIICTDGKANTELGNLEVEDNDARTLLSSTIFYQELGDYAANEGVTVSVLSIEGTDCRLDELGRLADRTGGTVVVTSPNKLHHEFDQIIDNRTIATHCTVTLLLPRSLRMKGEREAGHKGSRDVGNVDPDTEITFQFEHNMQVAAPAPGSHVSIQLQVRYRQRNGQTMLRVISSERTVTDDGL; translated from the exons ATGGAATTTGCTTGTGGGTTTGTTTATGTGCCACCATCAGCGAGTCAGAAGGACAGTCCACGGGGCAACGTTAACCTTGTTAAGCGTTCAG ctcttCTACCTCCTGTTGGCCGGTGGGTGCGTCCtcaaactcctccacctccgccccCACTAAACCCCGCAGAAGCCAGATCAGCTAAGTCTCCACTGTCCAGGAATACTGAAGGTTTAAACAAGAACATGGAGACGAATTCTGCAAATGCAGAAGTTCACAGCAAACTTGCTGCCGGTTTTCCTGTCAGTACAACTCAGCCAACAGCACCTCGAAAAACTG CCCTCCTTCCTCCGCATATGAAGCCGGCAGCGAACAATGAGCCGGATTCAAACGAGCAAAACTGGAACCCAGACTGGTCGTGCAGCATGGCCCATGGGAGGGTCGTGCACGTGAAGCTGGAGAGTGGGTCAGCTCAAATAACAG CCCCACCACTTCCTCCGAAACCATCCTTCATGGGGCCAGAATACTTGACTGTGTTACCGGCATCCATCTCATCCCCTCAATCATCTCAGAAATCCCTTTCAGAACAAACAGACCCACCATCGCCCACCAGTAAAG GATCAGCCGATAAAGCGATCTTGCCTGGAAATCCTAATGTGGTGCTTGTCAGTTTGGGAAAGATATTGTCCGAGCAAAAAG TACAGACCACAAAAGGAAAACCTACATCGTGCACCCAGTGCGGCTCCGTCCTTGACTCAGCTTATGACAACATG gttaACACGTGCTACTTCTGCCAGGACTTGGACAACCACCCCAGTTTACCACAGGAGCCCCCCGCCGGTTACCACGACAACCTGTTTTTGCTCAATCCTGACGAAAAGCCGCTCTCAGCAGaagctctgctgctcttttgcATCGACGTCTCTGGTTCCATGAGCATGACCTTCCAG GTGACAGAGAAACAGGGTGTGGTCCATAGATCCCGTCTTCAT TTTGTCCAGGAAGCTGTGTTCCAGTGTGTTCAGAGACTAAGTGATCAACGGCCTGACACAAAGGTGGCACTCATCACGTTCAATGATCAG GTAACAGTACATGGATATGGCAGTTTCCCCTCCCGTTGTCTGAGGGGTGCCGAGCTGACTGACCGTGAATATCTTAAAGCAGTCGCAGGAAGGTTCTCCAGCCCGCCGCCGCTGTCCCAGACCAAGGACGACCTACAGAGACAAGTGATGGG aTTATCTGAAAGTGGAACAACAGCTCTGGGCCCAGCTGCTCTTCTAGCTATTGCAGCAGCCTCCAGACAACCAGGGTCCAAG GTGATTATCTGTACAGACGGAAAGGCCAACACAGAGTTGGGGAACCTGGAGGTAGAGGATAATGATGCACGTACTCTCCTGTCATCCACCATCTTCTACCAGGAACTGGGGGACTATGCGGCTAATGAAGG TGTGACCGTGTCTGTGCTGTCTATAGAGGGAACCGACTGTAGGCTTGATGAGCTGGGGAGACTTGCTGACCGCACCGGGGGGACA GTGGTGGTAACAAGTCCCAACAAGCTGCACCATGAGTTCGACCAGATCATTGACAACAGGACTATCGCCACACACTGTACTGTCACATTACTGCTGCCAAGATCACT GCGTatgaagggagagagagaagcaggacaCAAAGGGTCCAGAGATGTGGGAAATGTGGATCCAGACACTGAGATCACCTTCCAGTTTGAGCACAACATGCAGG TGGCAGCACCAGCCCCCGGCAGCCATGTGTCcatccagctgcaggtcagaTACAGACAGAGAAACGGACAGACGATGCTCAGAGTCATCAGTTCTGAGCGGACCGTTACAGATGATGG ACTGTGA
- the LOC130522583 gene encoding protein kinase C and casein kinase substrate in neurons protein 3-like isoform X1: protein MASLPKDPPEDPKKQSFWMPGNYVRTVHRTEQSFQACNDIVACFVERAKVEKQYAQQLNQWSNKWKSIVDSRPLYGSLMKAWQCFFTSTERLAVLHSSISDSLVAEEGDRVRVWQKDTFPKKIFCGFKESHTNNTSFSRAQKPWSKKLQKLEKVRAAYHKSCQKEQTALDREKQANEDAEMSPEKKQKLADAREKATGEKLKCKDQYEKVLEDVSAYTPRYMEEMESIFEQSQEEERKRISFLKQAFLSIHRHLDVTNNESVKAVYNELHQTLMSINEQDDLKWWKNNHGPGMPTDWPKVEDWVPPVKKLNRKKRQKRKESRPVMIGGVKVRALYDYVGEEGDELSFKAGEVFLKVEEEDDQGWCRGVLSGGKEGFYPANYVEVVTDA, encoded by the exons ATGGCGAGTCTACCTAAGGACCCTCCAGAGGATCCCAAGAAACAGAGCTTCTGGATG CCTGGGAATTACGTGCGCACGGTGCACCGGACAGAGCAGTCCTTCCAGGCCTGCAACGATATTGTGGCCTGTTTTGTGGAGAGGGCAAAGGTGGAGAAACAATACGCCCAACAGCTCAACCAGTGGAGCAACAAATGGAAGTCCATTGTAGATTCCC GGCCACTTTATGGTTCGCTGATGAAGGCGTGGCAGTGTTTCTTTACCTCCACTGAACGCTTAGCTGTtctccactcctccatctccGACTCACTCGTAGCAGAGGAGGGAGACCGGGTGAGAGTCTGGCAGAAGGACACGTTTCCAAAGAAAATCTTCTGCGGCTTCAAAGAGAGCCACACCAACAACACCAGCTTCTCCCGTGCACAGAAACCCTGGAGcaagaagctgcagaag CTGGAGAAGGTCAGGGCTGCATATCACAagtcctgtcagaaggagcagaCGGCTCTCGACAGAGAGAAACAAGCCAACGAAGACGCTGAGATGAGtccagagaaaaagcaaaaactggCCGATGCCCGAGAAAAGGCTACAGGGGAGAAACTAAAG TGTAAGGATCAGTACGAGAAAGTGCTGGAGGATGTGTCGGCCTACACGCCCCGCTACATGGAAGAGATGGAATCCATCTTTGAACAGtcgcaggaggaggaaaggaagaggatcAGTTTCCTGAAGCAGGCCTTCCTCTCCATCCACAGGCACCTCGATGTCACCAACAATGAGAG TGTGAAAGCCGTGTACAATGAGCTCCACCAAACCCTGATGTCCATCAACGAGCAAGATGATCTGAAATGGTGGAAGAACAACCATGGCCCCGGCATGCCCACCGACTGGCCAAAGGTTGAG GACTGGGTCCCACCTGTAAAGAAGCtaaacaggaagaagagacagaaaagaaaggagagtCGACC AGTGATGATTGGGGGTGTGAAGGTGCGCGCCCTGTATGACTACGTTGGAGAAGAAGGGGACGAGCTGTCCTTTAAAGCAG GGGAAGTGTtcctgaaggtggaggaggaggatgaccaGGGTTGGTGTCGAGGGGTTCTgagtggagggaaggagggctTCTACCCAGCCAATTACGTTGAAGTTGTTACTGATGCTTGA
- the LOC130522583 gene encoding protein kinase C and casein kinase substrate in neurons protein 1-like isoform X2, with protein MASLPKDPPEDPKKQSFWMPGNYVRTVHRTEQSFQACNDIVACFVERAKVEKQYAQQLNQWSNKWKSIVDSRPLYGSLMKAWQCFFTSTERLAVLHSSISDSLVAEEGDRVRVWQKDTFPKKIFCGFKESHTNNTSFSRAQKPWSKKLQKLEKVRAAYHKSCQKEQTALDREKQANEDAEMSPEKKQKLADAREKATGEKLKCKDQYEKVLEDVSAYTPRYMEEMESIFEQSQEEERKRISFLKQAFLSIHRHLDVTNNESVKAVYNELHQTLMSINEQDDLKWWKNNHGPGMPTDWPKVEDWVPPVKKLNRKKRQKRKESRP; from the exons ATGGCGAGTCTACCTAAGGACCCTCCAGAGGATCCCAAGAAACAGAGCTTCTGGATG CCTGGGAATTACGTGCGCACGGTGCACCGGACAGAGCAGTCCTTCCAGGCCTGCAACGATATTGTGGCCTGTTTTGTGGAGAGGGCAAAGGTGGAGAAACAATACGCCCAACAGCTCAACCAGTGGAGCAACAAATGGAAGTCCATTGTAGATTCCC GGCCACTTTATGGTTCGCTGATGAAGGCGTGGCAGTGTTTCTTTACCTCCACTGAACGCTTAGCTGTtctccactcctccatctccGACTCACTCGTAGCAGAGGAGGGAGACCGGGTGAGAGTCTGGCAGAAGGACACGTTTCCAAAGAAAATCTTCTGCGGCTTCAAAGAGAGCCACACCAACAACACCAGCTTCTCCCGTGCACAGAAACCCTGGAGcaagaagctgcagaag CTGGAGAAGGTCAGGGCTGCATATCACAagtcctgtcagaaggagcagaCGGCTCTCGACAGAGAGAAACAAGCCAACGAAGACGCTGAGATGAGtccagagaaaaagcaaaaactggCCGATGCCCGAGAAAAGGCTACAGGGGAGAAACTAAAG TGTAAGGATCAGTACGAGAAAGTGCTGGAGGATGTGTCGGCCTACACGCCCCGCTACATGGAAGAGATGGAATCCATCTTTGAACAGtcgcaggaggaggaaaggaagaggatcAGTTTCCTGAAGCAGGCCTTCCTCTCCATCCACAGGCACCTCGATGTCACCAACAATGAGAG TGTGAAAGCCGTGTACAATGAGCTCCACCAAACCCTGATGTCCATCAACGAGCAAGATGATCTGAAATGGTGGAAGAACAACCATGGCCCCGGCATGCCCACCGACTGGCCAAAGGTTGAG GACTGGGTCCCACCTGTAAAGAAGCtaaacaggaagaagagacagaaaagaaaggagagtCGACCGTGA